The Streptomyces sp. JB150 genomic interval GCTGCACGGCCCGCGCGAGATGCCAGCGCGGAGCCGCCCACACCCAGCCCTGCTCACCGGTGTCGTCCCGCCACGCCTTGAGCACCTCGGCGGCGTCCAGCGGGCGCCCCGCCGCGCTGATGATCAGGGCCGGCACCGCCCGCTCCCAGCCGAAGCTGCGCTCCGTGCCCTGCGTCCCGGCCGCGACCGCCTCCTCCGCCAGCCGCAGCGCCTCCGCGACGTCGCCGGCGCGCTGGGCGCACAGCGCGAGCAGCGCCGTGCCCAGGGTCACGGAGGCCCCGTCCCCGCTCCGCCGGGCGGTGTCGACGGCGGCGCGGGCCAGGGCGGCGGCGCGGGCGGTGTCGTCCCCGGAGTACGCCAGCAGGCAGCGGGACTCCAGCAGCGCGAACCAGGCCTGCCGGCGGGCGGGCGGAGGGCTGCCCTTCGCGACCCGCCGCAGATGCCGCAGCGCGTCGTGGAAGTGGCCCAGGCGCAGCAGCACCTCCACCAGCTCCGCGAACGCCACGGCCTCCGCGTCGGTCTCCCAGCCCGCCGCGGCGAGCGCCGCGTCGAGCAGCCGCTGCGCCGCGCCGGTCCGCCCGGTGGCCAGCAGCAGCCGTACGGCCGTCTTCACCGGCCCGGCCGCGACCGGCTCGTACCGGCGCAGCTGGGCCACCAGCGCCCGCGGCAGGTCCTCCCGCTCGCGGGACGGCACCGCGTCCTCGTGCCGCAGCAGCCACTCGAGCTGGGCCACGCCCTGCTCCAGGTCCTCCGGCGTGCCGGAGAGGATCAGATGCCCGACGCTCCGCGGGCAGGGCCGGTCCTCCGCCGCGCACAGCCGCGCCGCCTCCGCGTGCAGCGCGCGCCGCACCGGGCCGAGCAGACTGTCGTGCAGCGCCCGGTGGACCAGCGGGGCGCGGAAGCGGAACGCGGTGCCGTCGTCCGCGAGCAGGCCCGCCGCCGCGGCCTCCTGCGCGGCCGTCGCCAGCTCCATCGTCGACCGGCCGGTCAGCGCCGCGGCGTCCGGCAGCGAGAACCGCCGCCCCAGCACCGCGCCGACCTGTAACAGCTCCCGCGTCTGCTGGGAGATCCCGGACAGCACCGGCGCGGTCGCCCGCGTCAGATCGGCGGGCGGATGCCCGCCCAGCACCCGCACCACGCCGTCCTCGGCCCGGATCCGTCCCTCTTCCCGCAGCAGGTGGACCAGGCGCTCGATGAGGGACGGGTTGCCGCCCGCCGAGGCCACCACGCGCCGGACGTCCTCGGGCCGTGCCGCGCCCAGCAGGCCGGCCGCCAGCTCCCCGGCCGCCGACTCGTCCAGCGCGGACAGCGTCACCACCTCGCCGTGCGCGGCCAGCAGCCGGTCCAGCGCGTCCCGGGTGGGCGGTACGACGGGAAAGTCGGCGTAGGCGGCCAGCCACAGCACGGGCAGCCCGGCGAGGCGGGGCAGCAGGGTCTCCAGCGCGGCGAGGGTCAGCTGGTCCGCCCACTGCAGATCGTCCAGGACGATCACCAGCGGGCGGTCGGCCGCGCGCCGCTCGATCAGCCGGTGCAGCAGCCCGATCAGCCGGCTCCAGTGCGTCGGCCGGTCGGCGAACGCGGCCAGCGACTCCGCCTGCACGGCACTGATCACGGGACGCGGCCCGGCGCTCAGCGCGGTGAGCAGTGGCGCCATCGCGGAGTGCTGGTCGAGCCGGGCGAGCCGGGTCGTCGCCACGGTCATCCCGCGCCGCGCGGCCTGTTCGGCGGCGGCGCTCAGGAGCAGGGACTTGCCCGACCCGGACGGCCCGTGGAACACCAGCAGGGCACCGCTGCCCGCCGCCGCCCTGTCCAGCGCGCGGCGCACGGCCGCCCGTTCCCGCTCACGCCCGACGAGTCGCTGGTCCCCAGGTGCCGGCATGGAGCGCTTCCTCCCTGTCTCGCCGCCTCACACGTGCCCGCCGTCGCCGCCGCGGCCGCGGCTGCCGCCGCTGCCGCCGTACGCGTGGTCAGCCCCCGGGCCGTGCCCGGTCCCGGCCACGGGGGTCCGCCGCCGGCCCCGGCCGGCCGGCGCGCACCGCCAGCAGTCCTTCCAGGGCGTGCAGACTCGTCTGGACGACATGCCGCGCCGCCGCGGCGGCGGCCTCGGAATCCTGGTCCTCGATGGCCTGGACGAGCGCTTCGTGGGCTTCGATGCCGCACTCCAGGTACGTGTCCTCACCCGCGAACAGATCCAGGCTCTCCTGCAGCCGCCCGACGAAGAACCGGTAGCACTCGGCGAGGGTGACGTTGTGCGCCGCCTCCACGACGGCCAGGTGCAGCGCGGCGTCCCGCCGGCCGAACTCCGCGTCGTCCCGCCCGGCCGCCTCCCGCCGCGCCCGCAGCAGCTCCCACAGCCGCGCCATGTCCTGCGGCGTGCGGCGCCGGGCCGCCGAGTGGGCCGCCTGCACGTCGAAGCAGAGCTGCACCTCGAACACGTCGCGCACGTCGGCCAGTTCGATGCTCTGCAGCATGGGCGCCGGGTCGGACACCGACCGCACGAAGACGCCCTTGCCGCGCTGCGCCCGCAGCATCCCGGTGTGCACCAGCGCGCTGACGGCCTCCCGGATGGTGGGCCGGCTCACGCCCAGCTCGGCCGCCAGTTCCGTCTCCGACGGGATGCGCGAACCGATGGGCCAGGTGCCGTCGGCCAGCTCCTTGTGGAGCAGCGCGATGACCTCACGGGCCGTCGAGGGCCGGGCGATCGGGCGCAGAGGCATAGGGCAGCCCCCTCGTGGAATCCTGGGTTGTCTGACAACTGACGTCAGGCTAGTCAACGGTTGTCGGACACCACAAGTTCGGCTCCGGCCAAGGGGGTTGGGGAACGCGCCATATACGGCACGCGAGGCGGCGGCGCTCGCCTCGCCGTGCCGCCGTCATGCGTGCTTCAGCTCCAGCGCGTCGAGGACGGCTCGCGCGACCTCGGCGGGGGTGCGGCCGTCCGTGGCGACCATCGCGCGGGCGACCTCGGTGTAGAGGGGCCGGCGGGCCTCCGCCAGCGCCCGCCACCGCTCCTGCGGGTCGACCGCGAGC includes:
- a CDS encoding FCD domain-containing protein is translated as MPLRPIARPSTAREVIALLHKELADGTWPIGSRIPSETELAAELGVSRPTIREAVSALVHTGMLRAQRGKGVFVRSVSDPAPMLQSIELADVRDVFEVQLCFDVQAAHSAARRRTPQDMARLWELLRARREAAGRDDAEFGRRDAALHLAVVEAAHNVTLAECYRFFVGRLQESLDLFAGEDTYLECGIEAHEALVQAIEDQDSEAAAAAARHVVQTSLHALEGLLAVRAGRPGPAADPRGRDRARPGG
- a CDS encoding LuxR family transcriptional regulator, with amino-acid sequence MPAPGDQRLVGRERERAAVRRALDRAAAGSGALLVFHGPSGSGKSLLLSAAAEQAARRGMTVATTRLARLDQHSAMAPLLTALSAGPRPVISAVQAESLAAFADRPTHWSRLIGLLHRLIERRAADRPLVIVLDDLQWADQLTLAALETLLPRLAGLPVLWLAAYADFPVVPPTRDALDRLLAAHGEVVTLSALDESAAGELAAGLLGAARPEDVRRVVASAGGNPSLIERLVHLLREEGRIRAEDGVVRVLGGHPPADLTRATAPVLSGISQQTRELLQVGAVLGRRFSLPDAAALTGRSTMELATAAQEAAAAGLLADDGTAFRFRAPLVHRALHDSLLGPVRRALHAEAARLCAAEDRPCPRSVGHLILSGTPEDLEQGVAQLEWLLRHEDAVPSREREDLPRALVAQLRRYEPVAAGPVKTAVRLLLATGRTGAAQRLLDAALAAAGWETDAEAVAFAELVEVLLRLGHFHDALRHLRRVAKGSPPPARRQAWFALLESRCLLAYSGDDTARAAALARAAVDTARRSGDGASVTLGTALLALCAQRAGDVAEALRLAEEAVAAGTQGTERSFGWERAVPALIISAAGRPLDAAEVLKAWRDDTGEQGWVWAAPRWHLARAVQLWHCGRLEDAEQEAGAGLEACERFADAGTRAALRALLVVVATVRGDLERAAAHLDPPTGTPPGPFGGLCAFAAALHLDAAGDPEAAVRRLADVWDDPGRHLWFLAADPLALPLLVRIALRAGAHEQAAEAADLARRLARRNPAVAPLTGAALHAQGLYRGLAAPLHRAVRAFRGGSHPLALASALEDAADATRAQGEPLRAAEMLQEAQRIYVAAGAGLGAQRVRHRTRPARGGIVRDVPGGDRRTPDDGRDAPAGRAPGPGIGRPAPGDRGPGPGSGGPGPGGGRVAPGAGRAGPGAGGGLAPRGPGGGLVARGPGGGPAARGPGGGLAAPGSLRDVPAGRRPGPGSAARTAPRPADGAAGDWDSLTPSEVRVVRLVAEGLTNRETAQRLAVSAHTVDSHLRRAFAKLGVSRRVELARYVLAHSPSAQVPAPTSK